One Desulfobulbus propionicus DSM 2032 DNA segment encodes these proteins:
- a CDS encoding flavin reductase family protein has product MTKVDWKPGTMIYPLPAVMVSLGETAEEYNIITIAWTGTLCSDPPMCYISVRPQRHSYEILRRTREFVINLTTRPLAFATDWCGVRSGRQYQKFEEMHLTPGPATVIKAPIIVEAPINIECRVTEIKRLGTHDMFIAEVVNVKADERYLDPRTGAFDLTKAEPLVFAHGQYFSLGKKIGKFGFSVEKKRKKRKVGLSRSKK; this is encoded by the coding sequence ATGACAAAAGTCGATTGGAAACCCGGCACCATGATCTATCCGCTGCCTGCGGTCATGGTCAGCCTGGGAGAGACGGCCGAGGAGTACAATATCATCACCATCGCCTGGACCGGCACCCTCTGTTCCGACCCGCCGATGTGCTACATCTCGGTTCGACCGCAGCGGCATTCGTACGAGATTCTGCGGCGGACCCGCGAGTTTGTCATCAACCTCACCACCCGGCCCCTGGCCTTCGCCACCGACTGGTGTGGGGTGAGGTCGGGGCGTCAGTATCAAAAATTCGAGGAAATGCATTTGACCCCTGGCCCGGCCACGGTGATCAAGGCACCGATCATCGTCGAGGCGCCGATCAATATCGAGTGCCGGGTCACCGAGATCAAGCGGTTGGGGACCCATGACATGTTCATTGCCGAGGTGGTCAACGTCAAGGCCGATGAGCGCTACCTCGATCCCCGCACCGGCGCCTTTGATCTGACCAAGGCGGAACCGCTGGTGTTTGCCCACGGCCAATATTTTTCCCTGGGAAAAAAGATCGGAAAATTCGGATTTTCCGTGGAAAAGAAACGGAAAAAAAGAAAGGTCGGATTATCGCGGAGCAAAAAATAA
- a CDS encoding EscU/YscU/HrcU family type III secretion system export apparatus switch protein, which yields MADDQRTAKKAVALLYDQDKGTAPKVIASGSNLIAEKIIATAMEAGVHIREDKDLVELLAKIPLGQEIPVELYQTIAEVLAFVYSVNGTYKNKSNPTTQQGQ from the coding sequence ATGGCCGACGACCAGCGCACGGCAAAAAAGGCGGTTGCCCTGCTCTATGACCAGGACAAGGGAACGGCTCCGAAGGTTATCGCCAGCGGCTCCAACCTGATCGCCGAGAAGATCATCGCCACGGCGATGGAAGCCGGGGTACATATCCGCGAAGACAAGGATTTGGTCGAATTGTTGGCGAAAATCCCCCTTGGCCAGGAAATTCCGGTTGAACTCTACCAGACCATCGCCGAAGTCCTGGCCTTTGTCTATTCGGTCAACGGTACCTACAAAAACAAAAGCAACCCGACGACGCAACAGGGGCAATAG
- a CDS encoding MFS transporter encodes MSSSSREPAPQVSSLERSALFVATLTSFLGPFMISSVNVALPAIQADLSMNAVQLSWIATAYLLAVAVVLLPVGKIADMRGRKKVFTSGLATYTLASTLAAFAGNVTWLLVFRAMQGLGAGMFITTGMAILTSIFPPHRRGRAIGIYVAAVYVGLSVGPFVGGILTQQFGWRSIFLIMLPLGAVSITVTLTFLKGEWADPREQRLDVLGSVIYAAAILALIYGASILPSLPGGILVLTGVGALAFFFHQQRQSAHPVFDVSLFRENRVFAFSSLAALLNYSATFAVTFLLSLYLQYLKGMPPQTAGTILMAQPVVMALFSPIAGRLSDRVEPRLLASAGMAITVAGMLVFTQLHAATPTPAIAATLLLLGFGFALFSSPNMSAIMGSVAKEQYGIASGVVATMRLMGQMVSMAIATVVLALMVGRETLTPDNYPHFLLSIRTVFALSAVLCGAGVYFSMFRGRLRRS; translated from the coding sequence ATGTCTTCTTCTTCCCGTGAACCGGCACCGCAGGTCTCGTCCCTGGAACGTTCAGCGCTGTTTGTCGCCACCCTGACCTCGTTTCTTGGGCCGTTCATGATTTCCTCGGTGAATGTGGCCCTGCCGGCCATTCAGGCCGATCTGAGCATGAACGCGGTGCAGCTGAGCTGGATCGCCACCGCCTATCTGCTGGCGGTCGCTGTTGTCCTGCTGCCGGTCGGCAAGATCGCCGATATGCGCGGCAGGAAAAAGGTGTTCACCAGCGGATTGGCCACGTACACCCTGGCTTCGACCCTGGCCGCCTTTGCCGGCAACGTCACCTGGCTGTTGGTGTTCCGGGCCATGCAGGGGCTGGGCGCCGGCATGTTCATCACCACCGGCATGGCTATCCTGACCTCGATCTTTCCTCCGCACCGACGTGGCCGGGCGATCGGCATCTATGTGGCGGCGGTGTACGTCGGGCTTTCGGTCGGTCCATTTGTCGGCGGCATCCTCACCCAGCAGTTTGGCTGGCGCTCCATTTTTCTGATCATGCTGCCCCTGGGCGCCGTCTCCATTACCGTGACCCTAACCTTTCTCAAGGGAGAATGGGCCGATCCGCGCGAGCAACGCCTCGACGTGCTCGGCAGCGTGATCTATGCGGCGGCAATCCTTGCCCTGATCTACGGCGCCTCCATTCTGCCAAGTTTGCCTGGCGGCATCCTGGTGCTGACCGGCGTGGGCGCGTTGGCCTTTTTTTTCCACCAGCAGCGGCAGAGCGCGCATCCGGTGTTCGACGTGTCGCTGTTCCGCGAAAACCGGGTGTTTGCCTTTTCCAGCCTGGCGGCCCTGCTCAACTACTCGGCCACCTTCGCGGTCACCTTTCTCCTCAGTCTGTACCTGCAGTATCTCAAGGGCATGCCGCCGCAGACGGCCGGCACGATTCTCATGGCTCAACCGGTGGTCATGGCCCTCTTCTCGCCCATTGCCGGCCGGCTTTCGGACCGGGTCGAACCCCGCTTGCTGGCCTCCGCCGGCATGGCGATCACCGTGGCCGGAATGCTGGTGTTCACCCAGTTGCACGCCGCCACGCCCACGCCGGCCATTGCCGCCACCCTGCTACTGCTCGGTTTTGGCTTTGCCCTGTTCTCCTCGCCGAACATGAGCGCCATCATGGGATCGGTGGCCAAGGAACAGTACGGCATTGCCTCGGGCGTGGTGGCCACCATGCGTCTGATGGGGCAGATGGTGAGCATGGCTATCGCCACCGTGGTCCTGGCCCTCATGGTCGGACGCGAGACTCTCACCCCGGATAACTATCCCCATTTTCTGCTCAGTATCCGCACCGTCTTCGCTCTTTCGGCCGTGCTGTGCGGGGCAGGGGTCTATTTTTCCATGTTTCGTGGCCGGCTGCGCCGCTCTTGA
- a CDS encoding PilZ domain-containing protein — MKSIEEILQAIDDHSPTIVDLPGNREESFRCKALLIKKQGQVIELVCPPHSWEADALKLGADCNLAVEHNGKTVNLIARLDSIVGDRRLHLTARAPVSPESLREYFRVSINTPVEASYIANIKEIKGRTWKLVGTTIDLSGSGILAVFDQKPPSNHRIQLVITAPEDAPPIVCLANVVRTYRIRKNRYQVAFHFETISTKTRDQIISCCLHEQRRQLRENARVA, encoded by the coding sequence GTGAAAAGCATCGAAGAAATCTTACAGGCAATCGATGACCATTCCCCGACGATTGTCGATCTCCCAGGAAACCGTGAGGAAAGTTTCCGTTGCAAGGCCCTGTTGATCAAGAAACAAGGGCAAGTGATTGAACTGGTATGCCCTCCCCACTCGTGGGAGGCCGATGCGCTCAAACTCGGGGCTGACTGCAACCTGGCCGTCGAGCACAACGGGAAGACGGTCAACCTGATCGCACGGCTTGACAGCATTGTCGGCGATCGGCGCCTGCATCTCACGGCACGGGCACCCGTCTCGCCGGAATCGTTGCGAGAATATTTCCGGGTGTCGATCAATACGCCCGTGGAAGCGAGCTATATCGCCAATATCAAGGAGATAAAAGGCCGTACCTGGAAATTGGTCGGCACGACCATTGACCTCAGCGGGAGCGGCATCTTGGCGGTGTTTGATCAGAAACCGCCCAGCAACCACCGCATCCAGCTCGTCATAACCGCTCCCGAGGACGCGCCGCCTATCGTCTGCCTGGCAAACGTGGTCAGGACCTACAGAATTCGCAAGAACCGCTATCAAGTGGCCTTTCACTTTGAAACCATTTCCACCAAAACCAGGGATCAGATCATCTCCTGCTGTCTTCACGAGCAACGGCGGCAGCTGAGGGAAAATGCTCGCGTGGCCTGA